The window ccaaactgtccccaacccatccctggtgtccccaaactgtccccaacccatccctggtgtccccaaacccatccctggtgtccccaagtgtccctggtgtccccaatgtccccaacccatccctggtgtccccaagtgtccccggtgtccccaaactgtccccaaacccatccctggtgcccccaagtgtccccaatgtcccaaactgtccccaacccatccctggtgtccccaagtgtccccaacccatccctggtgtccccaaacccatccctggtgtccccaagtgtccccaatgtccccaaactgtccccaacccatccctggtgtccccaagtgctcctggtgtccccaatgtccccaacccatccctggtgtccccaatgtccccgatgtccccaaactgtccccaaacccatccctggtgtccccaggtgtccccaagtgtccccaaactgtccccaacccatccctggtgtccccaagtgtccccaaacccatccctggtgcccccaagtgtccccaatgtccccaagtgtccccaaactgtccccaacccatccctggtgtccccaagtgtccccggtgtccccaaactgtccccaaacccatccctggtgtccccaacccatccctggtgtccccaaacccatccctggtgtccccaaatgtccctggtgtccccaagtgtccccaacccATCCCTGGTatctccaggtgtccccaacccatccctggtgtccccaagtgtccccggtgtccccaaactgtccccaacccatccctggtgtccccaatgtccccaaactgtccccaacccatccctggtgtccccaaacccatccctggtgtccccaaatgtccctggtgtccccaatgtccccaaacccatccctggtgtccccaacccatccctgatgtccccaagtgtccccaaacccatccctggtgcccccaagtgtccccaatgtccccaagtgtccccaaattgtccccaaacccatccctggtgtccccaagtgtccccagtgtcctcacCTGCCGTCCCCCGTGTCCAGCTCCAGCCGCGGCCTCTTTGTCCCcggccctgtcccctcccctggccgcttgggatgtccccaaggtgtccccaaggcgTCCCCGTGGCCGTTGGGGGCGGTGACACCCAGCTGGTGGCTCTGCCCGATGTCCCCGAGCTGGTGGCCCTGAGAGATGTCCCCAAACCGGTGGCCCCGGACGATGTCCCCGAGCTGGCGCTCCTGCGCGACGTCACCGAGGTGGTGGCCTTGACCGACGTCCCCAGGCTGGTGGCCCTGCGCGTTCCTGACGTGGTGGTGGCCCTGGGCGACGTCACCGAGGTGGTGGCCTTGACCGACGTCCCCAGGCTGGTGGCCCTGCGCGTTCCTGACGTGGTGGTGGCCCTGGGCGACGTCACCGAGGTGGTGGCCTTGACCGACGTCCCCAAGCTGGTGGCCCTGCGCGTTCCTGACGTGGTGGTGGCCCTGGGCGACGTCACCGAGGTGGTGGCCTTGACCGACGTCCCCAGGCTGGTGGCCCTGCGCGTTCCTGACGTGGTGGTGGCCCTGGGCGACGTCACCGAGGTGGTGGCCTTGACCGACGTCCCCAAGCTGGTGGCCCTGCGTGACATCGCTGAgccgctggccctgccccatgtccccaaggcGGTGGCCTTGACCAGTGGTGTCCCCAAGGCGGTGGCCCGGGACGTTTCCAAGCTGGTGGCCCTGAGCGATGTCCCCAAGCTGGTGGCTTTGACCGACGTCCCCGAGCCGCTGTCCCTGCCTGATGTCCCCAAGCTGGTGGCTTTGACCGACGTCCCCGAGCCGGTGGCTCTCGCCGACGTCCCCGAgccgctgtccctgccaggcGCCGTTGGCGGCCGCGCCCCCGTCggcgtccccgtccccgtcgGCGTCCC is drawn from Anomalospiza imberbis isolate Cuckoo-Finch-1a 21T00152 unplaced genomic scaffold, ASM3175350v1 scaffold_631, whole genome shotgun sequence and contains these coding sequences:
- the LOC137467445 gene encoding uncharacterized protein; protein product: MSPRCPQGVPVAVGGGDTQLVALPDVPELVALRDVPKPVAPDDVPELALLRDVTEVVALTDVPRLVALRVPDVVVALGDVTEVVALTDVPRLVALRVPDVVVALGDVTEVVALTDVPKLVALRVPDVVVALGDVTEVVALTDVPRLVALRVPDVVVALGDVTEAVALTSGVPKAVARDVSKLVALSDVPKLVALTDVPEPLSLPDVPKLVALTDVPEPVALADVPEPLSLPGAVGGRAPVGVPVPVGVPVPGDAAQDEVHDVRRQPLGGRWHRRWPRRPPGAVVGPVQLLDAGTRGQRGQGHPRGHHGAGVAEVTPASPRRHRPRRAGLVLVLAGVTARRRRRAGPAG